In a genomic window of Rhododendron vialii isolate Sample 1 chromosome 12a, ASM3025357v1:
- the LOC131312097 gene encoding F-box/LRR-repeat protein 14 yields MDDLPDQLVWDILGRIKKTTDRNSASLACKRLYHLDNEQRKSLRVGCGLDPANQALTSLCNRFPTLTRVDIVYSGWMSKLGKQLDDQGLLILSNNCPCLTDLTLSYCTFITNAGLTYLSSCSNLSALKLIFTPRINGCGILSLVVGCKNLKSLHLIRCLNVSSVEWLEYLGKLEVLEDLSIKNCRAIGEGDLIKLGPSWQKLKRLQFEVDANYRYMKLYDRLAVDRWLKQGVPCESMEELNLVNCIISPGRGLACVMAKCKNLEKIRLDMCVGLRDCDIIGLARKSSKLQSISLRVPSDFSIPPLVNDPVRLTDESLKAIAENCSLLESVRLSFSDGEFPSFSSFTLNGILTLIKMCPIRELSLDHVYSFNDDGMEALCSAEYLETLELARCQEISDDGLQHISRFPRLCVLRLNKCLGVTDDGLKLLVGSYKLDSLFVEDCPQISERGVQGVAKSVTFKQDLSWMY; encoded by the coding sequence ATGGATGATTTGCCGGATCAGCTAGTTTGGGACATCTTGGGTAGGATTAAGAAAACGACAGATAGAAACTCCGCATCTTTAGCATGTAAGCGCCTTTACCATCTTGATAATGAACAAAGAAAATCTCTTCGGGTTGGTTGTGGATTGGACCCTGCAAATCAAGCCTTGACTTCCCTCTGCAATAGGTTTCCAACCTTGACAAGAGTAGACATAGTTTATTCCGGTTGGATGTCCAAATTAGGAAAGCAGTTAGACGACCAAGGACTTCTAATTCTTTCAAACAACTGCCCTTGCTTGACTGATCTCACCTTGAGTTACTGCACTTTCATCACCAATGCAGGTCTCACTTACCTTTCTTCTTGCTCCAATCTTTCTGCCTTGAAACTAATTTTCACCCCAAGAATAAATGGTTGTGGAATTTTATCTCTAGTCGTGGGGTGCAAAAATCTTAAAAGTCTACACCTCATTAGATGTCTAAACGTAAGCAGCGTCGAGTGGTTAGAGTACCTTGGAAAACTTGAAGTACTAGAAGATCTCTCTATTAAGAATTGTAGGGCTATAGGGGAAGGTGACTTAATCAAACTCGGCCCCAGTTGGCAAAAGCTAAAAAGGTTGCAATTTGAGGTGGATGCGAATTACAGATACATGAAGCTTTACGATCGTTTAGCTGTGGATCGATGGCTGAAGCAGGGGGTCCCGTGCGAAAGCATGGAAGAGCTAAACTTAGTAAATTGCATCATTAGTCCAGGCAGAGGCCTTGCTTGTGTAATGGCCAAGTGTAAGAACTTAGAAAAGATTCGCTTGGACATGTGTGTCGGATTGAGAGACTGTGACATTATAGGCTTGGCGAGAAAATCAAGTAAGCTCCAGTCCATTTCTCTGCGAGTACCATCAGACTTCTCGATTCCTCCATTGGTGAACGATCCTGTGAGACTAACCGACGAGAGTTTAAAAGCAATCGCGGAGAACTGCTCACTATTGGAATCGGTTAGGCTATCTTTTTCCGACGGAGAGTTTCCATCCTTTTCTTCATTTACTCTGAATGGGATATTAACCTTGATTAAAATGTGTCCGATACGAGAACTTTCTCTTGATCACGTGTATTCGTTCAACGATGATGGCATGGAAGCTCTTTGTTCGGCTGAGTATTTGGAAACCCTAGAGCTTGCGAGGTGCCAAGAGATTAGTGATGACGGATTGCAGCATATCAGCCGGTTTCCTCGGTTGTGTGTTTTACGGCTTAACAAGTGTTTGGGAGTCACCGATGATGGGTTGAAGCTGCTTGTGGGGTCATATAAACTGGATTCGTTGTTTGTGGAAGATTGTCCACAAATATCCGAACGGGGTGTTCAAGGAGTTGCTAAATCAGTTACTTTCAAGCAAGACTTGTCATGGATGTATTGA